The Patulibacter sp. SYSU D01012 genome window below encodes:
- a CDS encoding excinuclease ABC subunit UvrA, which produces MSTTARPDAADAAPAADAHDVIRVLGARENTLKDVSVDLPKRRLTVFTGVSGSGKSSLVFGTIAAESQRLINETYSAFVQGFMPTLARPDVDVLEGLTTAIVVDQERIGANPRSTVGTVTDTGAMLRILFSRLGQPHVGSAQAFSFNVASMSGKGAVTVEGAGGRTTEARSFSVTGGMCPRCEGMGRVSDIDRTALYDESKSLNEGALTIPGYSMDGWQGRILRGCGFFDPDKPIRDYDAAELEDLLHREPTKIKVDGINLTYTGLIPAIEKSFLSKDREAMQPHVRAFVDRAVTFTTCPECDGTRLSALARSSKIAGISIADASAMQISDLAAWVAERDEPSVAPLLAALRDALDAFVRIGLGYLSLDRASGTLSGGEAQRVKMVRHLGSALTDVTYVFDEPTIGLHPHDIERMNALLLQLRDKGNTVLVVEHKPETIAIADHVVDLGPGAGTAGGEIVFEGSLAGLRASGTLTGRHLDDRAALKAQVRAATGALEIRGADAHNLRDVDVDVPLGVLTVVTGVAGSGKSSLIHGSLAGRDGVVTVDQGAIKGSRRSNPATYSGVLDPIRKAFAKANGVKPGLFSANSDGACPACKGAGVIYTDLAVMAGVATVCEECEGRRFQAEVLEHRLGGRNIAEVLAMPVAEAAAFFAAGDAKVPAAHRVLARLEDVGLGYLTLGQPLTTLSGGERQRLKLAVHMAEKPGDAPPVLVLDEPTTGLHLADVEALLGLLDRLVDGGRTVVVIEHHQAVMAHADWIVDLGPGAGHDGGRVVFEGTPADLVAARSTLTGEHLAAYVGA; this is translated from the coding sequence ATGAGCACCACCGCCCGCCCCGACGCCGCCGACGCGGCCCCCGCCGCCGACGCCCACGACGTCATCCGGGTGCTCGGCGCCCGCGAGAACACGCTGAAGGACGTCAGCGTCGACCTGCCCAAGCGGCGGCTGACCGTCTTCACCGGCGTCTCCGGGTCCGGCAAGAGCTCGCTCGTCTTCGGCACGATCGCCGCCGAGTCGCAGCGCCTGATCAACGAGACGTACAGCGCGTTCGTGCAGGGCTTCATGCCGACCCTCGCCCGGCCCGACGTCGACGTGCTCGAGGGGCTGACCACGGCGATCGTCGTCGACCAGGAGCGCATCGGCGCGAACCCCCGCTCGACGGTGGGCACGGTGACCGACACGGGCGCGATGCTGCGCATCCTCTTCAGCCGCCTGGGGCAGCCGCACGTCGGCTCGGCGCAGGCGTTCTCGTTCAACGTCGCGTCGATGAGCGGCAAGGGCGCGGTGACCGTCGAGGGCGCCGGCGGGAGGACGACCGAGGCCCGCAGCTTCAGCGTCACGGGCGGCATGTGCCCGCGCTGCGAGGGCATGGGCCGCGTCTCCGACATCGACCGGACCGCGCTCTACGACGAGAGCAAGTCGCTGAACGAGGGCGCGCTGACGATCCCCGGCTACAGCATGGACGGCTGGCAGGGCCGGATCCTCCGCGGCTGCGGGTTCTTCGACCCCGACAAGCCGATCCGCGACTACGACGCCGCCGAGCTGGAGGACCTGCTCCACCGCGAGCCGACGAAGATCAAGGTCGACGGGATCAACCTGACGTACACGGGGCTGATCCCGGCGATCGAGAAGTCGTTCCTGTCCAAGGACCGCGAGGCGATGCAGCCGCACGTGCGCGCGTTCGTCGACCGGGCGGTGACCTTCACGACCTGCCCGGAGTGCGACGGCACGCGGCTGAGTGCCCTGGCGCGGTCGTCGAAGATCGCCGGCATCAGCATCGCCGACGCGTCCGCGATGCAGATCAGCGACCTGGCGGCATGGGTGGCCGAGCGCGACGAGCCGTCCGTGGCCCCGCTCCTGGCCGCCCTGCGGGACGCGCTCGACGCGTTCGTGCGGATCGGTCTGGGCTACCTGAGCCTGGACCGCGCGTCGGGCACGCTGTCCGGCGGCGAGGCGCAGCGCGTGAAGATGGTCCGCCACCTGGGGTCGGCGCTGACCGACGTGACGTACGTCTTCGACGAGCCGACGATCGGGCTGCACCCGCACGACATCGAGCGGATGAACGCCCTGCTGCTGCAGCTGCGCGACAAGGGCAACACCGTCCTGGTCGTCGAGCACAAGCCCGAGACGATCGCCATCGCCGACCACGTCGTCGACCTGGGCCCCGGCGCGGGCACCGCGGGCGGCGAGATCGTCTTCGAGGGGTCGCTCGCGGGGCTGCGGGCGAGCGGCACGCTGACCGGCCGGCACCTCGACGACCGCGCGGCGCTGAAGGCGCAGGTGCGCGCCGCGACGGGCGCGCTCGAGATCCGCGGCGCCGACGCGCACAACCTGCGGGACGTCGACGTGGACGTCCCCCTCGGCGTGCTGACCGTCGTCACCGGGGTGGCGGGCTCGGGCAAGAGCTCGCTGATCCACGGGTCGCTCGCCGGCCGCGACGGGGTGGTGACCGTCGACCAGGGGGCGATCAAGGGCTCGCGCCGCAGCAACCCCGCCACGTACAGCGGGGTCCTCGACCCGATCCGCAAGGCGTTCGCGAAGGCCAACGGCGTCAAGCCGGGGCTGTTCAGCGCCAACTCGGACGGCGCCTGCCCGGCGTGCAAGGGCGCGGGCGTCATCTACACCGACCTGGCGGTGATGGCCGGGGTCGCGACGGTCTGCGAGGAGTGCGAGGGGCGCCGCTTCCAGGCCGAGGTGCTCGAGCACCGGCTCGGCGGCCGGAACATCGCCGAGGTCCTCGCGATGCCCGTCGCCGAGGCCGCCGCGTTCTTCGCGGCCGGGGACGCGAAGGTGCCGGCGGCGCACCGCGTCCTCGCCCGGCTCGAGGACGTCGGCCTGGGCTACCTGACCCTCGGCCAGCCGCTGACCACGCTGTCGGGCGGCGAGCGCCAGCGGCTCAAGCTCGCCGTCCACATGGCCGAGAAGCCGGGCGACGCGCCGCCGGTGCTCGTCCTCGACGAGCCCACCACCGGCCTGCACCTGGCCGACGTCGAGGCCCTGCTCGGCCTGCTCGACCGCCTGGTCGACGGCGGCCGGACGGTCGTCGTCATCGAGCACCACCAGGCCGTGATGGCGCACGCGGACTGGATCGTCGACCTGGGCCCCGGCGCGGGCCACGACGGCGGCCGCGTCGTCTTCGAGGGCACGCCGGCCGACCTCGTCGCCGCCCGCTCGACCCTGACGGGCGAGCACCTGGCGGCGTACGTCGGGGCCTGA
- the mnhG gene encoding monovalent cation/H(+) antiporter subunit G, giving the protein MTQVLDVLSAVCLLGGALLSFAAGVGVLRFPDVLSRMHAASKPQVLGLLLVLVGVGLRLRTGFDITTLVLVAVFQLATAPVAAHMVGRSAYRTKRARRDLMVVDELSERLDEARADVAAADAPATDGGTPDRRG; this is encoded by the coding sequence ATGACGCAGGTGCTCGACGTCCTCTCCGCGGTCTGCCTGCTCGGCGGCGCGCTGCTGTCCTTCGCGGCCGGCGTCGGCGTGCTCCGCTTCCCCGACGTCCTCAGCCGGATGCACGCGGCGTCGAAGCCCCAGGTGCTCGGGCTGCTGCTCGTGCTCGTCGGGGTCGGCCTGCGGCTGCGGACGGGCTTCGACATCACGACGCTCGTGCTCGTCGCCGTCTTCCAGCTGGCGACGGCGCCCGTGGCGGCGCACATGGTCGGGCGCTCCGCCTACCGGACGAAGCGCGCGCGGCGCGACCTGATGGTCGTGGACGAGCTGAGCGAGCGCCTGGACGAGGCGCGGGCCGACGTCGCGGCGGCCGACGCGCCCGCGACGGACGGCGGCACGCCCGACCGGCGCGGCTGA
- a CDS encoding monovalent cation/H+ antiporter complex subunit F, with protein MTVVIWIAAALLAVAALLAVVRIVRGPSPLDRVVALDVLLSCLIGAIGLEAAYDRHGTTIPVLAVLALLGFVGSVAVARFGAGEGEDEGEPRDEGAGR; from the coding sequence GTGACCGTCGTCATCTGGATCGCCGCCGCGCTGCTGGCCGTCGCCGCGCTCCTCGCGGTCGTCCGCATCGTCCGGGGGCCGTCGCCGCTCGACCGCGTCGTCGCGCTCGACGTGCTGCTCTCCTGCCTGATCGGGGCGATCGGCCTGGAGGCCGCGTACGACCGCCACGGCACGACGATCCCGGTGCTCGCGGTCCTGGCGCTGCTCGGCTTCGTCGGCTCGGTGGCGGTGGCCCGCTTCGGGGCCGGCGAGGGCGAGGACGAGGGCGAGCCGCGCGACGAGGGGGCCGGACGATGA
- a CDS encoding Na+/H+ antiporter subunit E: MPRRAIPGRRRRAAAGSRLLPPLTAGWLLVLWLLLWGKVSPGLVASGLVVALVATALFPLPEIPVEGRPRPLPTLVFLARLAWAIARASVHVAALAFRRDREAPTAVIGVRLRTRSDLMLTLVAEVLSIVPGSIVVEIDRRDAVLYLHLIGVRDRADVERERASALATEARMIRAFGSPADREALDRAEAGA, encoded by the coding sequence ATGCCGCGGCGCGCGATCCCGGGCCGTCGTCGCCGGGCCGCCGCGGGCTCGCGCCTGCTGCCGCCGCTGACGGCGGGCTGGCTGCTCGTCCTGTGGCTGCTGCTGTGGGGCAAGGTGTCGCCGGGCCTCGTCGCGTCCGGCCTGGTCGTCGCCCTCGTCGCCACCGCGCTCTTCCCGCTGCCCGAGATCCCCGTCGAGGGCCGTCCGCGGCCGCTCCCCACGCTCGTCTTCCTGGCCCGGCTGGCGTGGGCGATCGCCCGGGCCAGCGTGCATGTCGCGGCGCTGGCGTTCCGCCGCGACCGCGAGGCGCCGACGGCGGTCATCGGCGTGCGGCTGCGCACCCGCTCGGACCTCATGCTGACCCTGGTCGCCGAGGTCCTCTCGATCGTCCCCGGGTCGATCGTCGTCGAGATCGACCGTCGCGACGCCGTCCTGTACCTGCACCTGATCGGCGTGCGCGACCGGGCCGACGTGGAGCGCGAGCGGGCGTCGGCGCTGGCGACCGAGGCGCGGATGATCCGGGCGTTCGGCTCGCCCGCCGACCGCGAGGCCCTCGACCGCGCGGAGGCCGGCGCGTGA
- a CDS encoding Na+/H+ antiporter subunit D — MSAAALVPLPVVLPLLAAGVKFAIGARLPRLNRAISVLTLGAVLVIALVLLVAADQDGPQVAAVGGWDPPLGIVLVADRLSALMLAISAAVTLCVIVYSYGQGIADDERGLPLAVFHPTYLVLAAGISNAFLAGDLFNLYVGFEILLVSSYVLITIGGTASRVRSGTTYVVVSLLSSLLFLAAIGLVYGATGTINLAHLSLRLRELDPNVTLVLELALLLAFGIKAAVFPMSAWLPDSYPTAPAPVTAVFAGLLTKVGVYAIIRTETLLFPDDQRVAATLMVVALLTMVVGILGAVAQTDVKRMLSFTLVSHIGYMVFGVALGSQLGLNGAVFYAIHHITIQTTLFLTTGMIERAAGSTSTERVGGLARTAPLVAVLFLVPALNLAGIPPFSGFLGKLALIQAGAEDGGALAWILVGGSVVTSLLTLYAVGKAWSRVFWRTPRVAMGDAGEHEVQGATIGGREIRRGGRMPRLMTGATVALVVLGVGFTLAARPLTDLTDRTAIELRDRATYVGAVGLGDVEQRIRTAQAEGAR; from the coding sequence ATGTCGGCCGCCGCCCTCGTCCCGCTGCCCGTGGTGCTGCCGCTGCTCGCGGCGGGCGTGAAGTTCGCCATCGGCGCCCGCCTGCCGCGCCTGAACCGCGCGATCTCGGTCCTGACCCTCGGCGCGGTGCTGGTCATCGCGCTCGTGCTGCTCGTCGCCGCCGACCAGGACGGTCCGCAGGTCGCCGCCGTCGGCGGCTGGGACCCGCCGCTGGGCATCGTCCTCGTCGCCGACCGGCTGTCCGCGCTGATGCTCGCCATCTCGGCGGCCGTGACGCTGTGCGTCATCGTCTACTCGTACGGCCAGGGCATCGCGGACGACGAGCGCGGGCTGCCGCTCGCGGTCTTCCACCCGACGTACCTCGTGCTGGCGGCGGGGATCTCGAACGCCTTCCTGGCCGGCGACCTCTTCAACCTGTACGTCGGCTTCGAGATCCTGCTCGTCTCGAGCTACGTGCTGATCACGATCGGCGGCACCGCGTCGCGGGTGCGGTCGGGCACGACGTACGTCGTCGTCTCGCTGCTCTCGTCGCTGCTCTTCCTCGCCGCGATCGGGCTGGTGTACGGGGCCACGGGGACGATCAACCTGGCGCACCTGTCGCTGCGCCTGCGCGAGCTGGACCCCAACGTCACGCTCGTGCTCGAGCTGGCGCTGCTGCTCGCGTTCGGGATCAAGGCCGCGGTCTTCCCGATGTCGGCGTGGCTGCCGGACTCGTACCCGACGGCGCCCGCCCCGGTGACGGCGGTCTTCGCGGGCCTGCTGACGAAGGTCGGGGTCTACGCGATCATCCGCACGGAGACGCTGCTCTTCCCCGACGACCAGCGCGTCGCGGCGACGCTGATGGTGGTCGCGCTGCTGACGATGGTGGTCGGCATCCTCGGCGCCGTCGCGCAGACGGACGTCAAGCGCATGCTCTCGTTCACCCTCGTCAGCCACATCGGCTACATGGTCTTCGGCGTGGCGCTCGGCTCGCAGCTGGGGCTGAACGGCGCCGTCTTCTACGCGATCCACCACATCACGATCCAGACGACGCTGTTCCTGACGACGGGCATGATCGAGCGCGCCGCCGGGTCGACGTCGACCGAGCGCGTCGGCGGGCTGGCGCGGACCGCGCCGCTCGTGGCGGTGCTCTTCCTCGTCCCGGCGCTCAACCTGGCCGGCATCCCGCCGTTCTCGGGCTTCCTCGGCAAGCTCGCGCTGATCCAGGCCGGCGCGGAGGACGGCGGCGCGCTCGCGTGGATCCTCGTCGGCGGGAGCGTGGTGACGAGCCTGCTGACCCTCTACGCGGTCGGCAAGGCGTGGAGCCGCGTCTTCTGGCGCACGCCGCGCGTCGCGATGGGCGACGCGGGCGAGCACGAGGTGCAGGGCGCGACGATCGGCGGGCGCGAGATCCGGCGCGGCGGCCGCATGCCGCGCCTGATGACGGGCGCGACGGTGGCGCTCGTCGTCCTCGGCGTCGGCTTCACGCTCGCGGCGCGGCCGCTGACCGACCTGACGGACCGCACCGCGATCGAGCTGCGCGACCGCGCGACCTACGTCGGCGCGGTCGGGCTGGGCGACGTCGAGCAGCGGATCCGCACCGCCCAGGCGGAGGGCGCGCGCTGA
- a CDS encoding Na(+)/H(+) antiporter subunit C, protein MSVSLVLAVVVGVLVAGGVVLLLERSLTRVLLGAVLLGNGLNVMILAMGGVGGEAPILGEAKPADMSDPLPQVMILTSIVITFAMTAFLLALAYRSWQLQGNDEVQDDVEDRVIAARRGAAEDSGADAEADAEADARAAVAETATTRDDDAIERDA, encoded by the coding sequence GTGAGCGTCTCGCTCGTCCTCGCCGTCGTCGTCGGCGTCCTCGTCGCCGGCGGCGTCGTCCTGCTGCTCGAGCGCAGCCTGACGCGCGTCCTGCTCGGCGCGGTCCTGCTGGGCAACGGCCTGAACGTGATGATCCTCGCGATGGGCGGGGTCGGGGGCGAGGCGCCGATCCTGGGCGAGGCGAAGCCGGCCGACATGAGCGACCCGCTGCCGCAGGTGATGATCCTGACGTCGATCGTCATCACGTTCGCGATGACCGCCTTCCTGCTGGCGCTCGCCTACCGCTCCTGGCAGCTGCAGGGCAACGACGAGGTGCAGGACGACGTCGAGGACCGCGTGATCGCGGCGCGCCGCGGCGCGGCCGAGGACAGCGGCGCCGACGCCGAGGCCGACGCCGAGGCCGACGCGCGGGCGGCCGTCGCCGAGACGGCGACGACGCGCGACGACGACGCGATCGAGCGGGACGCCTGA
- a CDS encoding Na+/H+ antiporter subunit A, whose amino-acid sequence MIAVLGAHAVAALAAPWLVSRLGRRAFLLLALAPAAAVAWAITRTGEVTGGGAVETVHRWLPSFDLDLAFRLDALSLLLAFVAAGVGALVLAYCARYFRSDEPGLGRFAGVLVAFAGAMLGLVLADDLLLLYVFWELTTVLSFLLVGHQGDRQSARRAAMDALVVTTAGGLAMLVGAVLVGQAAGTYRISEIVASPPGGTAVDVGVALLLVGALTKSALVPFHFWLPGAMAAPTPVSAYLHAAAMVKAGVYLVARLAPAFADSAAWRPTLLVLGSATLLLGAVRALRQHDLKLLLAYGTVSQLGLLTLLVGHGGRDVALGGIGLLLAHALYKSASFLVVGIVDHDTGTRDLRVLSGLGRARPRLAAIAGLAAASMAGVPLFAGFAAKETAFEALAHGDALDGVLLAVIVVGVALTAAYAWRFWWGAFATKGEVPDRRCAPADPGLEAAPALLAVGGLALGVAFAAVDPLAARWADTLGPADHPLHLAAWHGFGLPLVLSLAALAGGALVVALQRRVVGALAPRRERAADERPRMPDARRVYLGVVGLTERAAVRAARATQSGSLPVYLLTILGVLTAAMTVALIVGGPWHVELRLWDAPPQGLVGALIVAGAVLTLRARRRLKAVILSGVVGYGVATLFALQGAPDLALTQFLVETVTLVVVVLVLRRLPTHFTGTVSVRGRRRLHLVVGVVVGVLMAVLTLVAAGAREAIPVSVLMAAAAELGGGHNIVNVTLVDVRAWDTMGEIAVLVVAATGVTSLIFLRRRARTVPRLGDPAADTPVWATRAPRAAAERPSAPAATATPAAGALLRVTQNPAGGAGRARAARSWLVAENTLAPERRSLLLEVVVRLIFHTVLVLSVYLLWAGHDLPGGGFAGGIVAGLAFTIRYLAGGRYELGEAAPVGAGLVIGLGLVIATGTGLAGAIVGGDVLQHGSWYLDIPVLGTLKLYSSTLFDVGVYLVVVGVVLDVLRSFGSEIDRQIDEELHAPRPTVDLPPPTPTRPPADVAPGPEARA is encoded by the coding sequence GTGATCGCCGTCCTCGGCGCCCACGCGGTGGCCGCCCTGGCGGCGCCGTGGCTCGTGTCCCGGCTCGGCCGGCGGGCCTTCCTGCTGCTCGCCCTCGCACCCGCCGCGGCCGTGGCGTGGGCGATCACGCGGACGGGCGAGGTCACCGGCGGCGGCGCCGTCGAGACCGTCCACCGCTGGCTGCCGAGCTTCGACCTGGACCTGGCGTTCCGGCTGGACGCGCTGTCGCTGCTGCTGGCCTTCGTCGCCGCCGGCGTCGGCGCGCTGGTGCTCGCGTACTGCGCGCGCTACTTCCGCAGCGACGAGCCGGGGCTGGGGCGCTTCGCGGGCGTCCTCGTCGCCTTCGCCGGGGCGATGCTCGGCCTGGTCCTGGCCGACGACCTGCTGCTGCTCTACGTCTTCTGGGAGCTGACGACCGTCCTGTCGTTCCTGCTCGTCGGGCACCAGGGGGACCGGCAGAGCGCGCGCCGCGCCGCGATGGACGCGCTCGTCGTGACGACGGCGGGCGGCCTGGCGATGCTCGTCGGCGCCGTCCTCGTCGGCCAGGCGGCCGGCACCTACCGGATCTCGGAGATCGTCGCGAGCCCGCCGGGCGGCACGGCGGTCGACGTCGGCGTCGCGCTGCTGCTCGTCGGCGCCCTGACGAAGTCGGCGCTCGTCCCCTTCCACTTCTGGCTGCCCGGCGCGATGGCCGCCCCGACGCCGGTCAGCGCCTACCTGCACGCCGCGGCGATGGTCAAGGCCGGCGTGTACCTCGTCGCCCGGCTGGCGCCCGCGTTCGCGGACTCCGCGGCGTGGCGGCCCACGCTGCTGGTGCTCGGCAGCGCCACGCTGCTGCTCGGCGCCGTGCGCGCCCTGCGTCAGCACGACCTGAAGCTGCTGCTCGCGTACGGCACGGTCAGCCAGCTCGGCCTGCTGACGCTGCTCGTCGGCCACGGCGGCCGCGACGTGGCGCTCGGCGGCATCGGCCTGCTGCTCGCGCACGCCCTGTACAAGTCCGCGTCGTTCCTCGTCGTCGGCATCGTCGACCACGACACGGGCACGCGCGATCTGCGCGTGCTCTCCGGCCTGGGCCGCGCGCGGCCGCGCCTGGCGGCGATCGCGGGCCTGGCCGCGGCGTCGATGGCCGGCGTGCCGCTGTTCGCGGGCTTCGCCGCGAAGGAGACGGCGTTCGAGGCGCTCGCGCACGGCGACGCGCTCGACGGCGTCCTGCTCGCCGTGATCGTCGTCGGCGTGGCGCTGACCGCGGCCTACGCGTGGCGCTTCTGGTGGGGCGCGTTCGCGACGAAGGGCGAGGTGCCCGATCGCCGCTGCGCGCCGGCCGACCCGGGGCTCGAGGCGGCGCCGGCCCTGCTCGCCGTCGGCGGCCTGGCGCTGGGCGTCGCGTTCGCCGCCGTCGATCCCCTCGCCGCGCGCTGGGCCGACACGCTCGGGCCCGCCGACCACCCGCTGCACCTGGCCGCGTGGCACGGCTTCGGGCTGCCGCTGGTCCTGTCGCTCGCGGCCCTGGCCGGCGGGGCGCTCGTCGTCGCGCTGCAGCGGCGCGTCGTCGGGGCGCTCGCGCCGCGCCGCGAGCGGGCGGCGGACGAGCGGCCGCGGATGCCGGACGCCCGGCGGGTCTACCTGGGCGTCGTCGGCCTGACGGAGCGCGCCGCGGTGCGCGCCGCCCGCGCCACGCAGTCCGGCTCGCTCCCCGTCTACCTGCTCACGATCCTCGGGGTGCTGACGGCGGCCATGACCGTCGCGTTGATCGTCGGCGGGCCGTGGCACGTCGAGCTGCGGCTGTGGGACGCGCCGCCCCAGGGGCTCGTGGGCGCGCTGATCGTCGCCGGCGCCGTGCTGACCCTGCGGGCGCGCCGCCGCCTGAAGGCCGTGATCCTGTCCGGCGTCGTCGGCTACGGCGTCGCGACCCTCTTCGCGCTGCAGGGCGCGCCGGACCTGGCGCTCACGCAGTTCCTCGTCGAGACGGTGACGCTCGTCGTCGTGGTCCTCGTGCTGCGCCGCCTGCCGACGCACTTCACCGGGACCGTGTCGGTGCGCGGACGCCGGCGGCTCCACCTGGTCGTCGGCGTCGTCGTCGGCGTCCTGATGGCGGTCCTGACGCTCGTCGCCGCCGGGGCCCGCGAGGCCATCCCGGTCTCGGTCCTGATGGCGGCGGCCGCGGAGCTGGGCGGCGGGCACAACATCGTCAACGTCACGCTCGTCGACGTCCGAGCGTGGGACACGATGGGCGAGATCGCGGTGCTCGTCGTCGCGGCGACCGGCGTCACCAGCCTGATCTTCCTGCGCCGCCGGGCCCGCACCGTGCCGCGGCTGGGCGACCCGGCCGCCGACACGCCGGTGTGGGCGACGCGGGCCCCGCGGGCGGCGGCCGAGCGTCCGTCGGCGCCGGCCGCGACCGCGACGCCGGCCGCCGGCGCGCTGCTGCGGGTGACGCAGAACCCCGCGGGCGGCGCGGGCCGGGCGCGCGCCGCCCGCTCGTGGCTCGTGGCCGAGAACACGCTCGCCCCCGAGCGGCGCTCGCTGCTGCTCGAGGTCGTCGTGCGGCTGATCTTCCACACGGTCCTCGTGCTCTCCGTCTACCTGCTGTGGGCGGGGCACGACCTGCCGGGCGGCGGGTTCGCGGGCGGCATCGTCGCCGGCCTGGCGTTCACGATCCGCTACCTGGCGGGCGGACGCTACGAGCTGGGCGAGGCCGCGCCGGTGGGCGCCGGCCTCGTCATCGGCCTGGGGCTCGTCATCGCGACGGGCACGGGGCTGGCCGGCGCGATCGTCGGCGGGGACGTCCTGCAGCACGGCTCCTGGTACCTCGACATCCCGGTCCTCGGCACGCTCAAGCTCTACTCGTCGACGCTCTTCGACGTCGGCGTGTACCTCGTCGTCGTCGGCGTCGTGCTCGACGTGCTGCGCAGCTTCGGCTCCGAGATCGACCGGCAGATCGACGAGGAGCTGCACGCCCCGCGGCCGACCGTCGACCTCCCGCCCCCCACGCCGACGCGCCCGCCGGCGGACGTCGCTCCCGGACCGGAGGCCCGCGCGTGA
- a CDS encoding MOSC domain-containing protein, with protein sequence MPEPLGRVAALHRYPVKSMRGELLQTADLDGAGLDGDRAWALLDRMRNWASAKTNRERWRLVDGMLDLRATTDEQGVVVTLPDGTTARAGEPAADEALSAHLGRELRFDRGDRGYRWGRHHDAAPLHLVTTATLAALADDDGTPLDPLRLRPNVVLETPEGAPDFAEDAWPGRAFRLGGAVLRATERTERCVMTTRAQGDEVPEGRTVLKRIGQRNEACAGIYFAVVTPGRVSVGDELHPLDD encoded by the coding sequence ATGCCCGAGCCGCTCGGCCGCGTCGCCGCCCTCCACCGCTACCCCGTGAAGTCGATGCGCGGGGAGCTGCTGCAGACCGCCGACCTGGACGGCGCCGGGCTCGACGGCGACCGCGCCTGGGCGCTCCTGGACCGCATGCGCAACTGGGCGTCGGCGAAGACGAACCGGGAGCGCTGGCGCCTGGTCGACGGCATGCTCGACCTGCGCGCCACCACGGACGAGCAGGGCGTCGTCGTCACCCTGCCGGACGGCACCACGGCGCGCGCGGGCGAGCCCGCCGCCGACGAGGCGCTCTCCGCCCACCTGGGCCGCGAGCTGCGCTTCGACCGCGGCGACCGCGGCTACCGGTGGGGCCGGCACCACGACGCCGCGCCCCTGCACCTGGTGACGACCGCCACCCTCGCGGCGCTCGCCGACGACGACGGCACGCCGCTCGACCCGCTGCGGCTGCGCCCGAACGTCGTGCTCGAGACGCCCGAGGGCGCGCCGGACTTCGCCGAGGACGCCTGGCCCGGCCGGGCGTTCCGCCTGGGCGGCGCGGTGCTGCGCGCGACGGAGCGGACGGAGCGCTGCGTCATGACGACCCGCGCGCAGGGGGACGAGGTTCCCGAGGGCCGCACCGTCCTGAAGCGCATCGGCCAGCGCAACGAGGCGTGCGCCGGCATCTACTTCGCGGTCGTCACCCCCGGCCGCGTGTCCGTCGGCGACGAGCTCCATCCCCTCGACGACTGA